One window of Paroedura picta isolate Pp20150507F chromosome 2, Ppicta_v3.0, whole genome shotgun sequence genomic DNA carries:
- the TSSC4 gene encoding U5 small nuclear ribonucleoprotein TSSC4: MGDEGAGEAFVGIVAGGDKDYEGVLPSDTVSLSDSDSDEFGFPDEAEVDSVSPEEPLALDDVQGGSDGSGGPRGSPVQPFHLKGMSSSFSQRSQSIFDCLEGAAKRAVPSLSEDNVIDGRFKRPLPPPSLSNKIPAENVGRQSRQLLSPAVPDYVAHPERWTKYSLDGVSETSDKVNRSIAMEFLEGLKKSREEERTTRSECYTPSFNQDPSSSGVGRIVFTKPSKVVLDVSERKRAAVEEEEEEEEEEEEEAKPTDTKQELKGKPQKKYSSQKEDEAVGLEHLDSGVNEVEEDKPLKLEALGIQKGPGTESAEAREDTTVVTVGFHGSKKRSRKHFRPKASLDEKEEDS, translated from the coding sequence ATGGGAGATGAAGGTGCTGGTGAAGCTTTTGTGGGTATAGTGGCCGGTGGGGACAAAGATTATGAGGGTGTCCTTCCCTCAGACACAGTTTCACTGAGTGATTCAGATTCTGATGAATTTGGGTTCCCAGATGAGGCTGAAGTTGATTCTGTGTCCCCTGAAGAACCCCTAGCCTTGGATGATGTGCAAGGTGGTTCAGATGGAAGTGGTGGCCCTCGCGGGTCACCTGTTCAACCATTTCACCTGAAAGGCATGAGCTCAAGCTTCTCCCAGCGCAGCCAGAGCATCTTTGATTGTCTAGAGGGGGCAGCCAAACGTGCAGTACCCTCACTGTCTGAAGACAATGTTATTGATGGAAGGTTTAAGCGCCCTCTGCCTCCACCCAGCCTTTCAAACAAGATTCCTGCAGAAAATGTTGGAAGACAAAGCAGGCAACTACTGTCTCCTGCAGTGCCTGACTATGTGGCACACCCAGAACGCTGGACGAAGTACAGTTTAGATGGTGTTTCAGAGACTAGCGATAAGGTGAACAGATCGATTGCCATGGAGTTTCTGGAGGGCTTGAAGAAGAGCAGAGAAGAAGAACGCACTACTCGTTCTGAATGTTACACCCCGTCTTTCAACCAGGATCCCTCCAGCTCTGGAGTTGGAAGGATCGTCTTTACCAAACCATCAAAGGTGGTTTTAGATGtctcagaaagaaaaagagcagctgtggaggaagaggaggaggaggaggaggaggaggaggaagaggcaaagCCTACTGATACAAAACAAGAACTCAAAGGAAAGCCACAAAAAAAGTATAGCAGCCAGAAGGAAGATGAAGCAGTTGGACTAGAGCATTTAGATAGTGGAGTAAATGAAGTGGAAGAGGATAAGCCATTGAAGTTGGAGGCACTGGGCATTCAAAAAGGGCCTGGAACAGAGTCTGCTGAGGCACGTGAAGATACAACGGTGGTAACGGTGGGATTCCATGGCAGCAAGAAACGGAGCAGGAAACATTTCCGACCCAAAGCCAGCCTggatgaaaaggaggaagatTCCTAA